In Microbulbifer sp. GL-2, the following are encoded in one genomic region:
- the rpsG gene encoding 30S ribosomal protein S7, whose amino-acid sequence MPRRRVVAKREVLPDPKFGNVTLAKFMNHVMISGKKSVAERIVYGALDTISEKLNKDPIEVFEESLENIAPMVEVKSRRVGGATYQVPVEVRPSRRTALAMRWLVEFSRKRGEKSMAQRLANEMIDAAQNKGGAVKKREDVHRMAEANKAFSHYRF is encoded by the coding sequence ATGCCGAGAAGACGAGTAGTCGCTAAGCGCGAAGTACTGCCCGACCCCAAGTTCGGGAACGTCACACTGGCCAAGTTCATGAACCACGTCATGATCAGCGGCAAGAAATCAGTAGCAGAGCGTATCGTATACGGTGCCCTTGATACTATTTCTGAAAAATTGAACAAAGACCCGATCGAAGTATTTGAAGAGTCTTTGGAAAATATCGCGCCTATGGTGGAAGTAAAGTCCCGCCGTGTTGGTGGTGCGACTTATCAGGTGCCTGTAGAAGTGCGTCCCTCGCGCCGTACGGCTCTGGCAATGCGTTGGCTGGTAGAGTTCTCCCGTAAGCGCGGTGAGAAGTCCATGGCCCAGCGCCTGGCCAATGAAATGATTGATGCGGCTCAAAACAAGGGCGGCGCAGTCAAGAAGCGTGAAGATGTACACCGTATGGCGGAAGCCAACAAGGCGTTCTCTCACTACCGCTTCTAA
- a CDS encoding non-ribosomal peptide synthetase — protein sequence MGIKQQLLALADLGVKARVVGDKLVFEGNLEAINHETRLFLKKNKSAIIDFLSDRIRKQPLTIPRAQGNEQPLSFAQQRLWLVHQLNPEGNQYNMPMAIRLKGDLHVGAFHRAFCRIVERHSVLRTVFKENEFGDVRQVVLDHNHLDLPLIDLSSDSTPEPTVSKIICKDLNTPFNLEQDLMLRASLIRLSESSHILLINMHHIVADGWSMSLLTRELFTLYESFTLGDPDPLPTLSLQYSDYAAWQREWLSGERLEKQLSYWRPALAGIPAIHELPLDYPRPAVATFRGGRYTHFLPASLKYRLLELAQAHDVTLFMLMNAAFATFISRYSGSTNIVIGTPVANRDHSELASLVGFFINTLIVRSDLSDNPTFIELLNQSRERSLAAYENQQVPFEKLLEEIQPDRSLSHQPAVQILLSLHNNEKSDINLTGLQCEYLEQDGYQARYDITLNVMEQDDGILFLWEYALDLFKEGTVKRMSSHLEASLEKFVENPRCRVLEIDFRTPTEHTLLLENSVSHLDKDVLQPLHQFRIQVGRAPEVHALVSETVALTYKELDQKSDCLARYLLETGVEPGHLIGLCAERSAELIVGLLGILKAGAAYVPLEASLPEERLGHIMNDADIDLVLIQSHLSAKIPLTAADILLLDDAASDEWLSGYGGEDTLPGMEVQSKAAAYAIYTSGSTGKPKGVLVSHGNLGNYLAHSRTYSEGTTGAVLSSTLAFDATVTSLFTPLMTGKTLFVLSESSSDIEGLANLLRDSTDPLLFKLTPAHMEALIPLLEGINSPIAHRLIIGGDQLTAALISRWRQHILPKAEYVNEYGPTEATVGCVVEIVSNSLPIAGAVPIGRPIPNTIMRVLDNNYHPTPIGVFGELFIGGAGLATGYLNKQKLTNERFPRLDAGDGQVRRYYQTGDRVRWLDDGRLEFAQRLDNQIKLRGFRIELGEIESLILGFTSVSHCVALLHEGLNQIVAFVVGISEETAQRDLTHYVYQSLPSYMVPTQYIWLAEIPLTVNGKVDRKSLTSMVSSAIEGTEYQPPRNYAEQIVCDAWAKVLNRKKVGIQENFFSLGGDSIRVVQAVRYSQDRGVQFSVADVFAHQTVSALSSSGLLTNIDEVATKVPLELLSNNLPEQYSQNSEYDFYPVTSLQKCMLKLASKSSLEPGIYQPQLLFEIHGVAIDAVIFRQVVLYLINKHDVLRTSFRKSKEGKYIQFIRDNIDFYVTNHNLTGKSENTKNQYLHDLIEQDTKKPFLPESGESLIRIHLCNLSDKKHSLFISMHHAIEDGWGFIELMQEMLTLYHKVANGGSLPYLKPSNVFKERVALEIEASESDLASDAWQQSLSNFAPMPPIPLRKSWGNVEPNELEFKVPEGLAKKLTNFTRDKNIPAKNILLLAYMETLSGLLATHNITVDVVTNGRTERLSDPMHAFGLFWNLLPVNLLLGEDQSENLVEIGNQLYHLDTYSMYPLDRLAETKGVEDLTYASFNYVNYHNSVPIDTVMEGASISLRYTRDRFHHAIKLFISAAPIGNDITCKLEFSRQHLSPSQIEFIHHEFIGKLEKICLSVSKVLINQKEEV from the coding sequence ATGGGAATTAAGCAGCAATTGCTGGCCCTGGCAGACTTGGGGGTCAAGGCCCGCGTAGTCGGCGATAAGTTAGTTTTCGAGGGTAATTTGGAAGCAATTAACCACGAGACCCGCTTGTTCCTTAAAAAAAATAAGTCTGCAATTATTGACTTCCTCTCTGATCGTATCCGAAAACAGCCCCTTACGATTCCTCGAGCACAAGGAAATGAACAGCCATTATCTTTTGCCCAACAGCGATTGTGGTTAGTACACCAGCTAAATCCAGAGGGTAATCAATACAATATGCCAATGGCAATTCGGCTTAAGGGGGATCTACATGTAGGGGCGTTTCATCGCGCATTTTGCCGAATCGTAGAGCGCCATTCAGTCCTACGTACAGTATTTAAAGAAAATGAATTTGGAGATGTCAGACAGGTAGTCCTTGATCACAACCATCTAGATTTACCACTTATTGATCTCTCTAGTGATTCGACACCGGAACCTACTGTTAGCAAGATCATTTGTAAGGATCTCAACACACCATTTAACCTTGAGCAGGACCTAATGCTTAGGGCTTCGCTTATTCGCCTGTCTGAGAGTTCTCATATACTACTCATCAATATGCATCATATTGTTGCTGATGGTTGGTCCATGAGCCTTTTAACTCGGGAACTCTTTACTTTATATGAATCATTTACTCTTGGAGATCCCGATCCTCTGCCAACTTTATCATTGCAGTACTCCGATTACGCTGCTTGGCAGCGAGAATGGTTAAGTGGGGAGCGACTTGAAAAACAATTAAGTTACTGGCGACCTGCGTTAGCAGGTATACCAGCGATTCATGAGCTACCACTTGATTACCCACGTCCGGCAGTAGCTACGTTTCGCGGTGGTAGATATACACACTTTCTGCCGGCATCATTAAAATACCGCCTTCTAGAACTTGCCCAAGCTCATGATGTTACACTATTTATGTTGATGAATGCTGCTTTCGCAACATTCATCTCACGCTATTCTGGCTCTACTAATATTGTCATAGGGACACCTGTTGCAAATCGAGACCACTCTGAACTTGCCTCTTTGGTGGGTTTCTTCATCAACACGCTGATCGTACGTTCTGACTTATCTGATAACCCTACATTTATCGAGTTACTTAATCAGAGTCGGGAACGTTCATTAGCAGCCTATGAAAACCAGCAGGTTCCATTCGAAAAACTGCTCGAAGAAATACAACCTGATAGGAGCTTAAGTCATCAGCCTGCTGTCCAAATTCTACTATCACTGCACAATAATGAGAAAAGTGATATCAATCTTACTGGACTTCAGTGCGAGTACCTTGAGCAAGACGGTTACCAAGCACGATACGATATAACTTTAAATGTTATGGAGCAGGATGATGGAATTTTATTTTTGTGGGAGTATGCCCTAGACCTGTTTAAGGAAGGGACTGTGAAGCGAATGTCTAGCCATCTTGAGGCATCGCTTGAGAAGTTTGTGGAAAATCCCCGGTGCCGAGTTTTAGAAATTGATTTTCGCACTCCAACCGAACACACATTACTCCTAGAAAACTCAGTATCTCATCTCGACAAAGATGTCTTACAGCCACTACATCAGTTTCGTATACAAGTAGGGAGGGCACCAGAGGTTCACGCTCTAGTCTCAGAGACAGTAGCTCTAACCTATAAGGAACTTGATCAGAAATCAGACTGTTTGGCTCGCTATTTACTAGAGACGGGAGTTGAGCCTGGGCACCTTATTGGCCTCTGTGCTGAGCGCTCCGCGGAACTTATCGTTGGCCTGTTAGGTATTTTAAAAGCTGGTGCTGCCTATGTACCACTGGAAGCCAGCTTGCCAGAGGAAAGACTGGGTCATATTATGAATGATGCTGATATTGATCTGGTTTTGATTCAGTCTCACCTATCAGCAAAAATTCCACTTACTGCTGCAGACATACTACTTCTAGATGATGCAGCTAGTGATGAATGGCTCAGTGGTTATGGCGGAGAAGATACTTTACCTGGCATGGAGGTTCAAAGCAAAGCAGCCGCCTACGCAATCTATACTTCTGGTTCAACAGGTAAACCAAAAGGTGTGCTAGTCTCCCACGGCAATCTCGGCAACTACCTCGCTCATTCCAGGACATATTCTGAAGGAACAACTGGAGCAGTACTTAGCTCTACCCTTGCTTTTGATGCTACTGTCACAAGCCTATTTACTCCGCTAATGACAGGAAAGACGTTATTTGTATTATCAGAGTCAAGCTCCGACATTGAGGGCTTAGCAAATTTACTCCGAGATTCAACGGATCCCTTGCTATTTAAACTCACTCCTGCTCACATGGAAGCCCTGATACCCTTATTAGAGGGGATTAACTCGCCTATAGCCCACCGTCTTATCATTGGAGGAGATCAATTAACAGCAGCACTGATTTCCCGATGGCGGCAACACATCTTACCCAAGGCAGAGTACGTAAATGAGTATGGTCCCACTGAAGCGACTGTAGGTTGTGTTGTTGAAATTGTATCGAACTCACTCCCAATAGCAGGCGCTGTTCCAATCGGACGCCCTATCCCCAACACTATTATGAGAGTGCTTGATAATAACTATCATCCAACACCTATTGGCGTTTTTGGAGAGCTGTTCATTGGAGGGGCAGGCTTGGCGACCGGCTATCTCAATAAACAGAAACTGACCAACGAGCGCTTTCCGAGGCTCGATGCAGGTGACGGCCAGGTTCGACGATATTACCAGACCGGGGACCGAGTCCGCTGGTTGGACGATGGTCGCCTCGAGTTTGCACAGCGTTTAGATAATCAAATTAAACTCCGAGGTTTTCGTATTGAGCTAGGAGAAATTGAGTCACTAATTCTAGGATTTACCTCAGTTAGTCACTGTGTAGCATTACTGCATGAGGGCCTTAATCAAATCGTAGCGTTCGTCGTCGGTATTTCTGAAGAAACAGCACAACGTGATCTGACTCACTATGTCTACCAGTCTCTCCCCAGTTACATGGTTCCAACCCAATACATTTGGTTGGCCGAAATCCCTTTGACAGTGAACGGAAAAGTTGATCGGAAATCACTTACTTCAATGGTGTCAAGTGCTATTGAGGGGACAGAATATCAACCTCCCCGTAATTATGCAGAACAGATTGTTTGTGATGCATGGGCAAAGGTTCTCAACAGGAAGAAGGTTGGTATTCAAGAGAATTTCTTTAGCTTAGGAGGAGATTCTATTCGAGTAGTTCAGGCAGTACGTTACTCTCAAGATAGAGGCGTCCAATTTTCAGTAGCAGATGTCTTTGCCCATCAAACTGTTAGTGCCCTATCTTCAAGCGGCCTACTCACCAATATCGATGAAGTAGCAACTAAGGTGCCTTTGGAGTTATTATCTAATAATCTCCCCGAGCAATATTCTCAAAATAGTGAGTATGACTTCTATCCTGTCACTTCACTACAAAAGTGCATGCTTAAATTGGCAAGCAAAAGCTCCCTGGAACCAGGAATTTACCAACCACAGCTTTTGTTTGAAATACATGGCGTAGCAATAGATGCCGTTATCTTTCGCCAAGTTGTCTTGTACCTTATAAATAAACATGACGTTTTGCGAACCTCATTCCGGAAATCGAAAGAAGGGAAATATATACAATTTATTCGGGATAACATCGATTTTTATGTTACAAACCACAATCTTACCGGAAAATCAGAAAACACTAAAAATCAGTATCTTCACGATTTAATTGAACAGGATACCAAAAAACCATTCCTCCCCGAGTCAGGTGAATCTCTAATTCGCATACATCTTTGCAATCTCTCTGATAAGAAGCACAGTCTATTTATTTCAATGCATCATGCTATCGAAGATGGCTGGGGTTTTATTGAGTTAATGCAGGAAATGCTAACTCTCTACCACAAAGTGGCTAATGGTGGATCCCTCCCCTATTTGAAACCATCTAATGTGTTTAAAGAGCGTGTAGCTCTAGAGATTGAAGCTAGTGAGTCCGATCTAGCATCAGATGCGTGGCAACAATCTCTCTCCAATTTCGCACCTATGCCTCCAATACCTTTGCGGAAAAGCTGGGGCAATGTAGAGCCTAACGAATTAGAATTTAAAGTTCCTGAAGGCTTAGCCAAAAAGCTAACAAATTTTACACGCGATAAAAACATACCAGCTAAAAACATTCTATTGCTGGCATACATGGAAACACTATCAGGACTTTTAGCAACGCATAACATAACAGTAGATGTTGTTACTAATGGGAGAACTGAACGCCTCTCTGACCCAATGCATGCTTTTGGTCTCTTCTGGAATCTATTACCAGTAAATCTCCTGCTGGGTGAAGACCAGTCAGAGAATCTAGTAGAAATAGGTAATCAGCTTTACCACTTGGACACTTATAGTATGTATCCTCTTGATCGCCTTGCTGAAACCAAAGGTGTCGAAGATCTAACTTATGCTTCTTTTAATTACGTAAATTATCACAACTCGGTACCTATCGACACTGTAATGGAAGGTGCTTCGATTTCACTCCGATATACTCGGGATCGTTTCCATCATGCCATCAAACTATTTATATCTGCCGCTCCCATAGGAAATGACATCACTTGCAAATTGGAATTTTCACGCCAGCATCTATCGCCAAGCCAGATTGAGTTTATCCATCATGAATTTATAGGTAAGCTTGAAAAAATATGCTTATCTGTCAGCAAAGTGTTAATAAATCAAAAGGAAGAAGTATGA
- a CDS encoding transposase: MSKQRRSFSPELKLDAARLVVDRSYSISEVARSLDVGTTGIRRWVK, translated from the coding sequence ATGAGTAAACAACGTCGATCTTTTTCTCCTGAGTTAAAATTAGATGCTGCCCGCCTGGTCGTCGATCGGAGCTATTCGATTTCTGAAGTGGCCCGGTCACTGGATGTCGGCACCACCGGCATCCGCCGATGGGTAAAGTAG
- a CDS encoding thioesterase II family protein: protein MSNHWLVQPRKRHDAEIRVFCLPYAGGGVGTYIGWAKELSLGAEMNAIQLPGRGSRIFEPPFTTMEALIEEMVPEIEPYLDRPYIIFGHSLGSRVGLELIYQLKIRGNPEPLRFIASGSLPPSKKLHRSSISDLPREEFLTQVRKFGGMTDDIFNNKELISLLLPALRADFSIADTYKFNRRKLFNCSISVFGSNKDNNVPMSRLSEWGQYFKSIPEIYQFPGKHFFIETHADIVLNQLNILIEKDIRNIKEKQFF, encoded by the coding sequence ATGAGCAATCACTGGCTTGTGCAACCACGAAAAAGGCATGATGCTGAAATACGTGTCTTTTGCTTACCCTACGCAGGCGGTGGGGTAGGAACTTACATCGGCTGGGCTAAAGAGCTATCACTTGGAGCGGAGATGAATGCTATACAACTTCCCGGTCGCGGCAGCCGAATTTTTGAACCTCCTTTTACTACAATGGAGGCACTTATTGAAGAAATGGTTCCTGAGATCGAGCCGTATCTGGATAGGCCATATATAATTTTCGGACACAGTCTTGGTAGCCGTGTTGGACTAGAACTAATATACCAACTTAAGATCAGAGGTAATCCTGAGCCACTTAGATTCATTGCATCCGGCAGCTTGCCACCAAGTAAAAAATTGCATCGCTCGTCTATCTCTGATTTACCACGGGAAGAATTTCTCACACAGGTGAGAAAATTCGGAGGCATGACCGATGATATTTTTAATAACAAGGAACTTATCTCTCTATTACTTCCTGCTTTGAGAGCTGATTTCTCTATTGCCGACACATATAAATTTAATAGAAGGAAACTTTTTAACTGTTCAATAAGTGTATTTGGAAGTAATAAAGATAACAATGTTCCTATGAGTAGGCTCAGTGAGTGGGGGCAATATTTTAAATCTATCCCCGAGATCTATCAATTTCCTGGTAAACACTTTTTTATAGAAACTCATGCAGATATAGTTCTAAACCAACTAAATATATTGATTGAAAAAGACATCAGGAATATAAAGGAAAAGCAATTTTTTTAA
- the fusA gene encoding elongation factor G gives MARKTPITRYRNIGIVAHVDAGKTTTTERVLFYTGLSHKIGEVHEGAATMDWMEQEQERGITITSAATTCFWAGMQQQFDQHRVNIIDTPGHVDFTIEVERSLRVLDGAVVVLCGSSGVQPQTETVWRQANKYEVPRMVFVNKMDRAGANFRGVVSQLKDRLNANAVPLQMTIGAEDEFKGVVDLVKMKAILWNEADQGMTFEYADIPAEMQDECDEMREYLVEAAAEASEELMEKYLEEGELTEEEIKAAIRQLTLANEIVPVLGGSAFKNKGVQAVLDAVIEYLPAPTEVKAIEGTLEDGETVESREADDNAPFAALAFKIATDPFVGTLTFFRVYSGKLESGTAVYNSVKMKKERVGRMVQMHSNDRQEIKEVLAGDIAAAIGLKDVTTGDTLCSESNKIVLERMEFPEPVISVAVEPKSKPDQEKMGIALGKLAQEDPSFRVKTDEETGQTIISGMGELHLDIIVDRMRREFSVEANIGKPQVAYRETIRNTSEIEGKFVRQSGGRGQYGHVWVKFEPAEDESQEGLEFVNEIVGGAVPKEYIPAVQKGIEEQMKNGVLAGYPLLGLKATLYDGSFHDVDSNEMAFKIAGSMATKKLSSHGGAVLLEPMMKVEVVTPEENMGDVVGDLNRRRGLIQGMEDNPAGKVVNAEVPLAEMFGYATDLRSATQGRATYTMEFLKYAEAPKNVADEIMAKNKA, from the coding sequence GTGGCACGTAAAACGCCTATCACACGTTACCGCAATATCGGTATCGTCGCCCACGTAGACGCTGGTAAAACTACCACTACAGAGCGCGTACTCTTCTACACCGGCTTGTCCCACAAAATTGGTGAGGTGCACGAAGGCGCCGCCACCATGGACTGGATGGAGCAGGAGCAAGAGCGTGGAATTACCATTACTTCCGCTGCAACGACCTGTTTCTGGGCTGGCATGCAGCAGCAGTTCGATCAGCACCGTGTAAACATTATTGACACTCCAGGACACGTTGACTTCACCATCGAAGTTGAGCGCTCCCTGCGTGTACTCGACGGTGCTGTTGTTGTGCTGTGTGGCTCCTCTGGTGTTCAGCCTCAAACTGAAACCGTTTGGCGTCAGGCGAACAAATACGAAGTACCGCGCATGGTATTCGTCAACAAGATGGACCGCGCCGGTGCTAACTTCCGCGGCGTAGTAAGCCAGCTTAAAGACCGCCTGAACGCAAACGCTGTCCCTCTGCAAATGACTATCGGTGCTGAGGACGAGTTTAAAGGCGTTGTCGACCTGGTGAAGATGAAGGCCATTCTGTGGAATGAAGCCGACCAGGGCATGACTTTCGAATACGCTGACATTCCCGCTGAGATGCAGGATGAGTGCGACGAGATGCGCGAGTACCTGGTAGAGGCTGCGGCCGAAGCCAGCGAAGAGCTGATGGAAAAGTACCTGGAAGAGGGTGAGCTGACCGAAGAAGAAATCAAGGCAGCAATCCGTCAGCTTACTCTGGCCAACGAAATCGTACCGGTTCTGGGCGGCTCTGCGTTCAAGAACAAGGGTGTACAGGCTGTGCTGGACGCAGTTATTGAATACCTGCCGGCGCCGACTGAAGTTAAGGCGATCGAAGGTACTCTGGAAGATGGCGAAACTGTTGAGAGCCGCGAAGCTGACGACAATGCACCGTTCGCTGCGCTGGCGTTCAAAATTGCTACCGATCCCTTCGTTGGTACCCTGACTTTCTTCCGCGTTTACTCCGGTAAGCTGGAGAGCGGTACTGCGGTGTACAACTCCGTAAAAATGAAGAAAGAACGTGTTGGTCGTATGGTGCAGATGCACTCTAACGACCGCCAGGAGATCAAAGAAGTACTGGCAGGTGATATTGCTGCCGCGATCGGCCTGAAAGATGTAACTACTGGTGACACCCTGTGTTCCGAGAGCAACAAGATTGTTCTGGAGCGTATGGAGTTCCCAGAGCCGGTAATCTCTGTAGCGGTTGAGCCTAAGTCCAAGCCGGACCAGGAAAAAATGGGTATCGCATTGGGCAAGTTGGCCCAGGAAGACCCGTCTTTCCGTGTGAAAACCGACGAAGAAACTGGCCAGACCATCATCTCCGGAATGGGTGAGTTGCACCTGGACATCATCGTTGACCGTATGCGCCGTGAATTCAGTGTTGAGGCGAACATCGGTAAGCCTCAGGTGGCCTACCGCGAGACCATTCGCAACACCTCTGAGATCGAAGGTAAGTTCGTTCGTCAGTCCGGTGGTCGTGGTCAGTACGGTCACGTATGGGTGAAGTTCGAGCCCGCAGAAGACGAGTCTCAGGAAGGTCTGGAATTCGTTAACGAAATTGTGGGCGGTGCGGTACCGAAGGAATATATTCCGGCGGTGCAGAAAGGTATCGAAGAGCAGATGAAGAACGGTGTTCTGGCTGGCTACCCGCTGCTGGGCCTGAAGGCGACTCTGTACGACGGTTCCTTCCACGATGTGGATTCCAATGAAATGGCGTTTAAAATCGCCGGCTCCATGGCGACCAAGAAACTGTCCAGTCATGGCGGTGCAGTGCTGCTCGAGCCGATGATGAAGGTGGAAGTGGTAACGCCAGAAGAGAACATGGGTGATGTGGTTGGCGACCTCAATCGTCGTCGTGGCCTCATCCAGGGTATGGAAGATAACCCCGCTGGTAAGGTTGTTAATGCGGAAGTACCTTTGGCTGAGATGTTCGGTTATGCAACCGATCTTCGCTCTGCTACCCAGGGCCGTGCTACCTACACCATGGAGTTCCTGAAGTACGCCGAAGCGCCGAAAAATGTTGCCGATGAGATCATGGCAAAGAACAAAGCCTAA
- the tuf gene encoding elongation factor Tu: MAKEKFERSKPHVNVGTIGHVDHGKTTLTAALTRVCAEVWGGDAVAFDGIDNAPEERERGITIATSHVEYESPTRHYAHVDCPGHADYVKNMITGAAQMDGAILVCSAADGPMPQTREHILLSRQVGVPYIVVFLNKADMVDDEELLELVEMEVRELLDQYEFPGDDTPIIVGSALMALNGDDANEMGTTAVKKLVETLDEYIPEPERAVDQPFLMPIEDVFSISGRGTVVTGRVERGVINTGDEIEIVGIKETTTTTCTGVEMFRKLLDEGRAGENIGALLRGTKRDEVERGQVLAKPGSITPHTKFEAEVYVLSKDEGGRHTPFFKGYRPQFYFRTTDVTGACELPEGTEMVMPGDNIQMVVTLIAPIAMEDGLRFAIREGGRTVGAGVVAKIIE, from the coding sequence ATGGCAAAAGAAAAGTTTGAACGTTCCAAGCCCCACGTGAACGTGGGCACCATTGGTCACGTTGACCACGGTAAAACCACCCTGACTGCTGCTCTGACCCGCGTATGTGCGGAAGTTTGGGGCGGTGACGCAGTTGCCTTCGACGGCATCGACAATGCTCCGGAAGAGCGTGAGCGCGGTATCACCATCGCTACCTCTCACGTTGAGTACGAGTCCCCGACTCGCCACTACGCGCACGTAGACTGCCCCGGACACGCCGACTACGTTAAGAACATGATCACCGGTGCTGCTCAGATGGACGGCGCTATCCTGGTATGTTCTGCAGCTGACGGCCCCATGCCTCAGACTCGCGAGCACATCCTGCTGTCCCGTCAGGTTGGTGTACCTTACATCGTTGTATTCCTGAACAAAGCGGACATGGTAGACGACGAAGAGCTGCTCGAACTGGTAGAAATGGAAGTTCGCGAACTTCTCGATCAGTACGAGTTCCCGGGTGATGACACTCCGATCATCGTTGGTTCTGCTCTGATGGCCCTGAATGGCGACGACGCCAACGAAATGGGTACTACCGCTGTTAAGAAGCTGGTTGAAACCCTGGACGAGTACATCCCTGAGCCAGAGCGCGCTGTAGATCAGCCGTTCCTGATGCCGATCGAAGACGTATTCTCTATCTCTGGCCGTGGTACTGTTGTAACCGGTCGTGTAGAGCGCGGTGTAATTAACACTGGCGACGAGATCGAAATCGTTGGTATCAAAGAGACCACTACCACCACCTGTACTGGTGTTGAAATGTTCCGCAAGCTGCTCGACGAAGGTCGTGCTGGTGAGAACATCGGCGCACTGCTACGCGGCACCAAGCGTGACGAAGTAGAGCGTGGTCAGGTACTGGCTAAGCCGGGTTCCATCACTCCGCACACCAAGTTTGAAGCGGAAGTGTATGTGCTGTCCAAGGACGAAGGTGGTCGTCACACCCCGTTCTTTAAAGGCTACCGTCCTCAGTTCTACTTCCGTACCACTGATGTAACTGGTGCGTGTGAACTGCCAGAAGGCACAGAAATGGTAATGCCGGGCGACAACATTCAAATGGTTGTTACCCTGATCGCTCCGATCGCCATGGAAGACGGCCTGCGCTTCGCTATCCGCGAAGGTGGTCGTACCGTAGGTGCGGGCGTTGTTGCCAAGATCATTGAGTAA
- a CDS encoding TauD/TfdA family dioxygenase, with translation MTIEVNKLEGDFSKGKLIPEDMKTGALFQVDVNPQGKKTYDWIQKNNVIINNILSHHGALLIRGLPIGGSRQFGTLLQQIFGMELLPYIYRSTPRTELKGHVFTATEYHSDLLIPQHNENSYSNNWPTRIGFLCVVDSDTGGATPIANSRNVYLDIPLPIREKFESKGVMYVRNYSDIDLPWDVVFGTKDRSEVEHFCLNNNINCEWSKDGSLRTTQVNPSFIVHPESKERIWFNQAHLFHISSLDKQVTEDLLKVVGTDRLPRNAYYGDGSEIEPEALELIRKSYEKHTIRFSWRRNDLLLLDNMRFSHGRESYIGDRKVLTGMAGPSSFISNRIF, from the coding sequence ATGACTATTGAAGTAAACAAGCTGGAAGGGGATTTTTCCAAGGGAAAATTAATACCGGAGGATATGAAAACAGGAGCCCTATTCCAAGTTGATGTGAATCCCCAAGGTAAAAAGACATACGATTGGATTCAAAAAAATAACGTTATCATTAATAACATTCTCAGTCACCACGGTGCTTTGTTGATTCGGGGGTTGCCAATTGGCGGCAGTCGACAGTTTGGAACTTTACTTCAACAAATATTCGGTATGGAACTACTCCCTTATATCTACAGATCTACACCTAGAACAGAACTCAAAGGTCATGTATTTACTGCAACGGAATATCATAGCGACCTGCTTATCCCACAGCATAATGAAAACTCGTACAGCAACAACTGGCCTACTCGCATTGGATTCCTTTGTGTTGTAGATAGCGATACAGGGGGCGCTACACCTATTGCCAATAGTAGAAATGTCTACCTTGATATTCCTCTTCCTATCCGTGAGAAGTTTGAGTCCAAAGGCGTCATGTACGTACGGAATTATTCGGATATCGATTTACCTTGGGATGTTGTTTTTGGCACCAAAGATCGCTCTGAAGTGGAACATTTCTGCTTGAATAATAATATAAATTGTGAATGGAGCAAAGATGGATCACTTAGAACAACCCAAGTTAATCCAAGTTTCATTGTCCACCCTGAAAGCAAAGAGCGTATATGGTTCAATCAGGCACACCTCTTTCACATTTCTAGCTTGGACAAGCAGGTTACCGAAGATTTGCTAAAGGTTGTTGGCACTGATCGACTACCAAGGAATGCCTACTACGGTGACGGCAGTGAGATAGAGCCGGAAGCTTTGGAGTTAATCCGAAAATCCTATGAAAAACATACCATTCGATTTTCATGGAGGAGAAATGACTTACTGCTACTGGATAACATGCGTTTTAGTCATGGTCGTGAAAGTTACATAGGTGACCGAAAAGTACTTACTGGCATGGCGGGACCTAGCTCATTTATTAGCAACAGAATATTTTAA
- the rpsL gene encoding 30S ribosomal protein S12, translating to MATINQLVRKPRKRKVEKSDVPALQASPQRRGVCTRVYTTTPKKPNSALRKVCRVRLTNGFEVTSYIGGEGHNLQEHSVVLIRGGRVKDLPGVRYHTVRGALDCAGVNDRKQGRSKYGAKRPKG from the coding sequence ATGGCAACGATCAACCAGTTGGTTCGTAAGCCGAGAAAACGCAAAGTCGAAAAAAGCGACGTTCCCGCCCTGCAGGCTAGCCCGCAGCGTCGTGGAGTTTGCACTCGTGTGTACACCACTACACCGAAGAAGCCGAACTCCGCACTGCGCAAGGTTTGCCGTGTGCGTCTCACCAATGGTTTCGAAGTAACTTCGTACATCGGTGGTGAAGGCCACAACCTGCAGGAGCACAGCGTGGTGCTGATTCGCGGCGGTCGTGTAAAAGACCTGCCGGGTGTGCGCTACCACACTGTACGCGGTGCACTTGACTGTGCCGGCGTAAACGACCGCAAGCAGGGCCGTTCTAAATACGGCGCCAAGCGTCCTAAAGGTTAA